In Mytilus edulis chromosome 4, xbMytEdul2.2, whole genome shotgun sequence, the following proteins share a genomic window:
- the LOC139518763 gene encoding temptin-like, translating to MKMLVHITLALSVVGTVLCRPNYRDGIPNGYSVPNMCGTSAFWDPVGHMNPFHHTKSQNPFGAAYSASGRSWLAICNEDSDRDGKTNGEELGDPNCVWRPGQTPDGNAIGHPGICEPVGSQICSLQNFRCDCLEHC from the exons ATGAAAATGCTAGTACATATTACTCTAGCATTGTCAGTTGTTGGAACAGTGCTTTGCCGACCCAATTATCGAGATGGAATACCTAATGGTTATAGTGTACCAAATATGTGTGGAACCTCCGCCTTTTGGGATCCAGTAGGTCATATGAACCCTTTCCATCACACGAAGAGCCAAAATCCATTTGGAGCT GCCTATAGTGCGTCTGGAAGATCATGGTTAGCTATTTGTAATGAGGATTCGGACAGGGATGGTAAAACAAATGGTGAGGAACTGGGAGACCCCAACTGTGTATGGAGACCTGGTCAGACACCTGACGGTAACGCAATTGGACATCCAG GTATATGTGAACCAGTTGGAAGTCAGATATGTTCATTGCAAAATTTTAGATGCGACTGTCTTGAACATTGTTAA